In Sphingobium sp. Z007, one DNA window encodes the following:
- the hisS gene encoding histidine--tRNA ligase, which produces MAKIETPRPVRGTQDMLGGTAEAFAERFAHVVATFDRVRKLYGFQRVEVPVFESTAVFARSLGESTDVVSKEMYTFEDRGGDSITLRPEFTAGISRAYITEGWQQYAPLKVATHGPLFRYERPQKGRFRQFHQLDAEIIGAAEPGADVELLVMADQLLKELGIADGVTLTLNTLGDGPSRDAWRAALIAHFEAHRGELSEDSVERLAKNPLRILDSKDPRDRPVADSAPDIDAYLTDEARSFFDKVTAGLDAAGVAWERNARLVRGLDYYRHTAFEFVTDRLGAQGTVLGGGRYDGLIENLGGPATPAVGWAAGIERLAMLVDAPEKERLGVIMAVEDDLALPDAQRLIAKLRRQHISADMIATGSPRKRYDKATKIDASVLMSIQWRDGKPFIKPPISAMPNAMLDRVNSILDEADAIA; this is translated from the coding sequence ATGGCGAAGATCGAAACGCCGCGCCCGGTGCGCGGCACACAGGACATGTTGGGCGGCACGGCGGAGGCATTTGCGGAACGCTTCGCCCATGTCGTCGCGACGTTCGACCGGGTGCGCAAACTCTACGGATTCCAGCGGGTCGAAGTGCCGGTGTTCGAATCCACCGCCGTCTTCGCCCGCTCGCTGGGCGAAAGCACCGACGTCGTCTCCAAGGAGATGTACACGTTCGAAGATCGCGGCGGCGACAGCATCACCCTGCGCCCCGAATTTACCGCCGGCATCAGCCGTGCCTATATCACCGAGGGCTGGCAGCAATATGCGCCCTTGAAGGTCGCGACCCACGGGCCTTTGTTCCGCTACGAACGCCCGCAAAAGGGCCGCTTCCGCCAGTTCCACCAGCTTGACGCCGAAATCATCGGCGCGGCCGAACCGGGCGCGGACGTCGAACTGCTGGTCATGGCCGACCAGTTGCTCAAGGAATTGGGCATCGCCGACGGCGTGACGCTGACCCTCAACACGCTGGGCGACGGGCCAAGCCGCGACGCCTGGCGCGCGGCGCTGATCGCCCATTTCGAGGCGCACAGGGGCGAATTGTCGGAAGACAGCGTGGAACGGCTGGCCAAGAATCCGCTCCGCATCCTCGACAGCAAAGACCCCCGCGACCGCCCGGTCGCCGACAGCGCCCCGGACATCGACGCCTATCTGACCGACGAGGCGCGCAGCTTCTTCGATAAGGTCACGGCGGGTCTGGATGCCGCAGGCGTGGCCTGGGAACGCAACGCCCGCCTAGTCCGGGGCCTCGATTATTATCGCCACACCGCGTTCGAGTTTGTCACGGATCGCCTGGGCGCGCAGGGCACCGTGCTGGGCGGCGGGCGCTATGATGGGCTGATCGAGAATCTGGGCGGCCCCGCGACCCCGGCGGTCGGCTGGGCGGCTGGGATCGAGCGGCTGGCGATGCTGGTGGATGCGCCGGAGAAAGAACGCCTCGGCGTTATCATGGCGGTTGAGGACGATCTTGCCTTGCCCGATGCGCAGCGGCTTATCGCCAAGCTGCGCCGCCAACATATATCTGCGGATATGATCGCAACCGGCTCACCAAGAAAGCGCTACGATAAAGCCACGAAGATTGACGCATCTGTTTTGATGTCGATCCAGTGGAGAGACGGTAAGCCTTTCATAAAGCCGCCGATATCAGCAATGCCAAATGCAATGCTCGATAGGGTTAACTCCATTCTAGACGAAGCGGACGCTATTGCCTGA
- a CDS encoding CBS domain-containing protein, translated as MSIAAILQGKGDVISVRPDDSVLAVVQLLAEKRIGCVPVVEDGQVVGIFSERDVVYRVATEGAAALDHSVGEVMTAPAITIDHQTPVIHGLSLMTKRRIRHLPVVVDGALVGMISIGDLVKFRIDTIESEAAALRDYIQTA; from the coding sequence ATGAGCATCGCAGCGATTTTGCAGGGCAAGGGCGACGTCATCAGCGTGCGGCCCGATGATAGCGTGCTCGCGGTGGTGCAATTGCTGGCGGAAAAGCGAATCGGCTGCGTGCCGGTGGTCGAGGATGGGCAGGTCGTCGGCATTTTTTCCGAACGCGACGTGGTCTATCGGGTCGCCACCGAAGGCGCCGCCGCGCTCGACCATAGCGTCGGCGAAGTCATGACCGCGCCTGCCATCACCATCGACCATCAAACCCCGGTGATTCACGGCCTGTCGCTGATGACGAAGCGGCGCATCCGCCATTTGCCCGTGGTGGTCGATGGCGCGCTAGTAGGCATGATCTCGATCGGCGATCTGGTCAAATTTCGCATCGACACCATCGAATCGGAAGCAGCGGCGCTGCGCGATTACATCCAGACCGCTTGA
- a CDS encoding DUF4139 domain-containing protein: MPRILVLFLALWTLAVPAQADTIISAKADSVAVTVYRAPFRAKGPIDRDWPGGYALITESRTVDLPQGESVLRFEGVAEGLMPETAILSGMPRGVREKNRDARLLSPAGLVDAYLKRSVTLRRTDRKTGKVTQQDAIISAGPTGGVILKTAQGYEALGCSGLPERMLYPQKPADLSPRPTLSVIATSDRPTRATLQLTYLAEGFDWAANYVADMADDGATLDLMAWLTVANGGVTGFPDAQLSVIAGQPNKQARRAQPRPTGGPLRLQCWPMDVTSTHPRWILSPTEGPIPPLMYVAAEAEDIVVTSMRRTEGVVMAAPAPPPPPPPPEDVGDLKLYRVPVTVDVAANAQKQVALLRQPGVKVERLYAATVYGEVESQPMTLRLRLQNRKDDGLGLPMPSGRVAVFEQVQDMRLLAGEADIGDKAEGERVDYDMATSADVRIAARMKRQSRKSRDWAITLSNARPFAVTAEVTILHDISPRPADMERRGNGWIWRTTIPANDTLIWSYTERLPR, from the coding sequence GTGCCGCGCATCCTTGTCTTGTTTTTGGCGCTGTGGACGCTGGCCGTCCCGGCGCAAGCGGACACCATCATCTCGGCCAAGGCCGATTCTGTCGCCGTCACCGTCTATCGCGCGCCCTTCCGCGCCAAGGGCCCGATCGACCGGGACTGGCCGGGCGGCTATGCGCTCATAACCGAAAGCCGCACCGTCGATCTGCCGCAGGGCGAATCGGTGCTGCGGTTCGAAGGGGTAGCCGAGGGGCTGATGCCCGAAACCGCGATCCTGTCCGGTATGCCGCGCGGCGTGCGGGAAAAGAACCGGGACGCCCGGCTCTTATCGCCCGCGGGCCTGGTCGACGCCTATCTCAAACGCAGCGTCACCCTGCGCCGCACCGACCGCAAGACCGGCAAGGTCACGCAGCAGGATGCGATCATCAGCGCCGGGCCGACCGGCGGCGTGATCCTGAAAACCGCGCAGGGCTATGAGGCGCTGGGGTGCAGCGGCCTGCCCGAACGGATGCTCTATCCGCAAAAGCCCGCCGACCTGTCGCCCCGTCCGACCCTGTCGGTGATCGCCACCAGCGACCGCCCGACACGCGCGACGCTGCAACTGACCTATCTGGCCGAAGGATTCGACTGGGCGGCCAATTATGTCGCGGACATGGCCGATGACGGCGCGACGCTCGACCTCATGGCCTGGCTGACAGTCGCCAATGGCGGCGTCACCGGCTTCCCCGACGCGCAATTGAGCGTCATCGCGGGCCAGCCCAACAAGCAGGCGCGCAGGGCGCAACCGCGCCCGACCGGCGGCCCGCTGCGCCTCCAATGCTGGCCGATGGACGTCACCAGCACCCATCCACGCTGGATTTTATCCCCGACGGAGGGACCAATTCCCCCACTGATGTATGTAGCGGCGGAGGCGGAAGATATCGTGGTCACCTCAATGCGCCGTACCGAAGGCGTCGTCATGGCCGCGCCCGCCCCGCCCCCACCCCCTCCGCCGCCGGAAGATGTCGGCGACCTCAAACTCTATCGCGTGCCGGTGACCGTCGATGTCGCCGCCAACGCGCAGAAACAGGTCGCGCTCCTGCGCCAGCCCGGCGTGAAGGTCGAACGCCTCTATGCCGCAACCGTCTATGGCGAGGTCGAATCACAGCCGATGACGCTGCGGCTGCGCTTGCAGAATCGGAAGGATGACGGCCTCGGCCTGCCGATGCCGTCGGGCCGGGTCGCGGTGTTCGAGCAGGTTCAGGACATGCGCCTGCTCGCGGGCGAAGCCGATATCGGCGACAAGGCGGAAGGCGAGCGGGTCGATTATGACATGGCGACCAGCGCCGACGTCCGCATCGCCGCGCGGATGAAAAGACAGTCCCGCAAATCCCGCGACTGGGCGATCACCCTCAGCAACGCCCGGCCTTTCGCCGTGACGGCGGAAGTCACCATCCTCCACGATATCTCCCCGCGCCCGGCGGACATGGAGCGGCGCGGCAATGGCTGGATTTGGCGGACCACGATCCCCGCCAACGACACCCTGATATGGTCCTATACGGAGCGCTTGCCCCGCTGA
- a CDS encoding alginate export family protein, which produces MDRFRFFSSLALLLTSASPALAQDDGFSLSGNVRARYEVLDGQARAGLDDRIDIASLRTVVAADYRTGPIHLAAELWDSRIWGGHPGEGIGTGEVNVLEPVQAYVVADLGPVLGRGSKASVQLGRFMLNLGSRRLVAADDYRNTTNGYTGARIDLATAQGRSASLIYVLPQMRRPDDEDAVLDNDRALDRESPDLRLWGGYVAQNFAHRSMVELGYFGLAERDMPGRPTRNRHLHSVSLRLMRDPAAGALDYEVEAIWQMGRVRASNAPAAASLDVVAWFVHADAGYSFAGPLKARLSVEFDYVSGDRRGGSYGRFDTLLGMRRADFTPSGIFAQTGRANILTPGVRMEMAPGKRIDLQANWHPMWLASRTDAFSTTGVRDAAGRSGRFAGHMIDGRLRWWAIPKKLRAELNASWLAKGRFLTQAPNAPRPGDVRYLSLAMTALF; this is translated from the coding sequence GTGGACCGATTTCGCTTTTTCTCTTCTCTTGCGCTGCTGCTGACCAGCGCCTCCCCGGCTCTGGCACAGGACGATGGCTTCTCCCTCTCCGGCAATGTCCGGGCGCGCTACGAGGTGCTTGATGGCCAGGCGCGCGCCGGGCTGGACGACCGGATCGACATCGCCAGCCTGCGTACCGTCGTCGCGGCCGATTATCGCACGGGTCCGATCCATCTCGCCGCCGAATTATGGGACAGCCGGATCTGGGGCGGTCATCCGGGCGAAGGCATCGGCACCGGTGAAGTGAACGTGCTGGAGCCGGTGCAGGCCTATGTCGTCGCCGACCTGGGGCCCGTGCTGGGGCGCGGCAGCAAGGCGTCAGTGCAACTCGGCCGATTCATGCTGAACCTGGGATCGCGAAGGCTGGTCGCGGCGGACGATTATCGCAACACCACCAACGGCTATACCGGCGCACGGATCGATCTCGCCACCGCGCAGGGCAGGTCTGCCAGCCTGATCTACGTCCTGCCGCAGATGCGCCGCCCCGATGACGAGGACGCCGTGCTGGACAATGACCGCGCGCTGGACCGGGAAAGCCCCGATCTGCGCCTCTGGGGCGGCTATGTCGCGCAAAATTTCGCGCACCGGTCTATGGTCGAACTGGGCTATTTCGGCCTGGCCGAGCGCGACATGCCCGGCCGACCGACCCGCAACCGCCATCTCCATAGTGTCAGCCTGCGCCTGATGCGCGATCCTGCGGCGGGCGCACTGGACTATGAGGTGGAAGCCATCTGGCAGATGGGCCGGGTCCGCGCCAGCAATGCGCCCGCTGCCGCGTCGCTCGATGTCGTCGCCTGGTTCGTCCATGCCGATGCGGGATATAGCTTCGCCGGACCGCTAAAAGCACGCCTGTCGGTCGAGTTTGACTATGTCAGCGGGGACCGGCGCGGCGGCAGCTATGGCCGGTTCGACACCCTGTTAGGCATGCGCCGCGCCGATTTCACGCCGTCGGGTATCTTCGCCCAGACCGGCCGCGCCAATATCCTGACGCCGGGCGTGCGGATGGAGATGGCGCCGGGCAAGCGGATCGACCTCCAGGCCAACTGGCATCCGATGTGGCTGGCGTCGCGGACCGACGCCTTTTCCACGACCGGCGTGCGCGACGCCGCCGGTCGGTCGGGCCGCTTTGCCGGGCATATGATCGACGGTCGCCTGCGCTGGTGGGCGATACCGAAAAAGCTGCGCGCCGAACTCAACGCCAGTTGGCTCGCCAAGGGGCGTTTCCTGACGCAGGCGCCCAACGCGCCGCGCCCCGGCGACGTGCGCTATCTGTCGCTGGCGATGACCGCCCTGTTCTGA
- the prmC gene encoding peptide chain release factor N(5)-glutamine methyltransferase has product MTSIPDALRAATVQLAVSSDTARLDAELLMAHALGLSRNDLLLRQRDLTVPETFVPLLARRMDGEPIAHITGTRDFWTITLSVTPDTLIPRPDSETLIEAAVDHFATRAPATILDLGTGSGALLLAALAQWPHAQGLGLDASVPALAVAQGNAARLGMARRAAFRPGDWAQGVEGPFDLLLINPPYIVADLPLSGDVLREPASALFAGIDGLDDYRRIAPDLPRLIAPGGMAAIEIGYDQAASVTALLHAKGLAVALRRDLAGHDRCLIVTNPG; this is encoded by the coding sequence ATGACATCTATCCCCGACGCGCTACGCGCTGCAACTGTCCAACTCGCTGTCTCCAGCGACACCGCGCGGCTCGACGCCGAGCTGCTTATGGCCCATGCGCTGGGCCTGTCCCGCAACGACCTGCTGCTGCGCCAGCGCGACCTGACCGTCCCCGAAACCTTTGTGCCCCTGCTCGCCCGTCGAATGGATGGCGAACCGATCGCCCATATCACCGGCACGCGCGATTTCTGGACGATCACCCTGTCCGTCACGCCAGACACGCTGATCCCCCGCCCCGACAGCGAAACGCTGATTGAGGCGGCGGTCGATCATTTCGCAACCCGCGCCCCCGCCACGATCCTGGACCTTGGCACCGGCTCCGGCGCACTGCTTTTGGCGGCGCTGGCGCAGTGGCCGCACGCGCAGGGCCTGGGCTTAGACGCCTCAGTCCCGGCGCTCGCCGTGGCGCAGGGCAATGCGGCGCGGCTGGGCATGGCCCGCCGCGCCGCCTTCCGGCCGGGCGACTGGGCGCAGGGCGTCGAAGGCCCGTTCGACCTGCTGCTCATCAATCCACCCTATATCGTCGCCGACCTGCCGTTGTCCGGCGACGTGCTGCGCGAACCGGCCAGCGCGCTGTTCGCGGGCATCGATGGCCTCGACGATTATCGCCGCATCGCGCCCGACCTGCCCCGGCTGATCGCGCCGGGCGGCATGGCCGCGATTGAGATCGGCTATGATCAGGCCGCCAGTGTCACCGCGCTGCTGCACGCAAAGGGGCTGGCCGTCGCCCTGCGCCGTGACCTCGCCGGGCATGACCGCTGCCTGATTGTGACAAACCCAGGTTAG
- a CDS encoding DUF4139 domain-containing protein, with protein sequence MRAAHLLPLMLTALPLSALAQSVADPTGATAQGDVAVTIYNNGQSLVQDDRQLPVTTGRNRIEFPDVSARIRPETVNLSGPGLAIIEQNFDYDLLSPDKLMDKAVGQEVTLLRTNPATGAETRERAKILAANGGIVLQIGNRIEVLRDDGLPVRVIFDRVPPNLRARPTLSVTVQADRGGTVPARLSYLTPNLGWTADYVALFDATKQAMDMQGWVTLTNNTGTTFSDAKTILVAGNPANGGGRTNWWQSSGVAGSGAIDQAGTQSGPRERLGDYYLYPLAARTTIANAQQKQVSFLDVKGAPARATYEYVNGWLGSSAEPMSASSVLKFSTSKEGGLGDQLPAGTIRVYMRDARGNPQFIGENSIDHTPMGSSMALRTGEAFDVKVRPTVEQRTKKGSARWETKMRYTLTNARPEAVTIDLAQQGLWGDTRVVAQSQEGKRVSADRMEWSVPVPANGTVDLSVTFDSRY encoded by the coding sequence ATGAGAGCCGCGCACCTGCTGCCCCTGATGCTGACCGCCCTTCCCCTGTCGGCGCTGGCGCAAAGCGTGGCCGATCCCACCGGTGCCACCGCGCAGGGCGATGTTGCAGTGACCATCTACAACAACGGCCAGTCGCTGGTGCAGGACGACCGCCAACTGCCGGTCACGACGGGCCGCAATCGCATCGAATTTCCCGATGTATCGGCGCGCATCCGCCCTGAAACGGTGAACCTGTCCGGCCCCGGCCTCGCCATTATCGAACAGAATTTCGATTATGACCTGCTGTCTCCCGACAAGCTGATGGACAAGGCGGTTGGGCAGGAGGTGACGCTGCTCCGCACCAACCCGGCGACCGGCGCGGAAACCCGCGAACGCGCGAAAATCCTCGCCGCCAATGGCGGCATCGTCCTCCAGATCGGCAACCGGATCGAAGTGCTGCGCGACGATGGCCTGCCCGTCCGCGTCATTTTCGACCGGGTGCCGCCCAATCTGCGCGCCCGCCCAACCCTGTCGGTGACGGTGCAGGCGGATCGCGGTGGCACGGTGCCGGCCCGCCTCTCCTACCTCACCCCCAATCTGGGCTGGACCGCCGACTATGTCGCGCTGTTCGACGCGACCAAGCAAGCGATGGACATGCAGGGCTGGGTCACGCTCACCAACAACACCGGCACGACCTTCAGCGACGCCAAGACCATTCTGGTCGCGGGCAACCCGGCCAATGGCGGGGGCCGCACCAACTGGTGGCAGTCGTCGGGTGTGGCCGGCAGCGGCGCGATCGACCAGGCGGGCACGCAAAGCGGCCCGCGCGAACGGTTGGGCGACTATTATCTCTACCCCTTGGCCGCCCGCACCACGATCGCCAATGCGCAGCAGAAGCAGGTCAGCTTCCTCGACGTAAAGGGTGCCCCGGCCCGCGCCACCTATGAATATGTCAATGGCTGGCTCGGCAGTTCCGCCGAACCGATGAGCGCATCGAGCGTGCTCAAATTCTCGACCTCGAAGGAGGGCGGCCTGGGCGATCAACTCCCCGCCGGCACGATCCGCGTCTATATGCGCGACGCGCGCGGCAACCCGCAATTCATCGGCGAAAACAGCATCGACCATACGCCGATGGGCTCCTCCATGGCGCTGCGCACCGGCGAGGCGTTCGACGTCAAGGTGCGACCGACCGTGGAGCAGCGCACGAAAAAGGGCAGCGCGCGCTGGGAAACCAAGATGCGCTACACGCTGACCAACGCCCGGCCCGAAGCGGTGACGATCGACTTGGCGCAGCAGGGCTTGTGGGGTGACACCCGCGTCGTCGCGCAAAGCCAAGAGGGCAAGCGCGTCTCCGCCGACCGCATGGAATGGAGCGTGCCGGTGCCCGCCAACGGCACGGTCGATCTCAGCGTCACCTTCGATTCGCGCTACTGA
- a CDS encoding lipopolysaccharide biosynthesis protein produces MTLQDADANDAGFGARIRSAIFWRSGSQILSQMMSWVVTLAVIRLLDPADYGLFAMTQVILNFATFLNGYGLVSALVQSDRVEPHRLRQAFTIMLLLNSALALLQLGIAPLAADYYDQPMVADLLRVQALLYLSTPFISVPEAIMGRALDFKRPALVNLIAAIASAAVALVGALSGWGVWTLVFAPIAGFWVKAVGYVIATGFKPIPSFDFRGTGAMVAYGASLLGGQLFWIVQSQADIFIGGRMLEPHQLGLYAEALFLTQIFVSKFVPPLNDVAFPAYARMQKDVSRVAWSFCKAVKLLLLLTCPIYLGMAVTAEPLVETLFGQKWLEMAPFVAILALAMPFMTLQVMFAPVSNALGRPGTTARVAAVGAVLMPVAFLIGIRFGAIGLAWAWLIAFPVLTAVTARLAGGPMGLRFADLIRAAAPGLGCSILMAGVVMAVDRLLPPLSAPLRLCVLVPAGGLAFLAALMLCARGTLMELVALVVRRAPPVQAPA; encoded by the coding sequence ATGACATTGCAGGATGCCGACGCGAATGACGCGGGTTTCGGCGCACGAATACGCAGCGCCATCTTCTGGCGATCGGGCAGCCAGATCCTGTCGCAGATGATGAGCTGGGTCGTGACGCTGGCCGTCATCCGCCTGCTCGATCCGGCGGATTATGGCCTGTTCGCCATGACGCAGGTGATCCTGAACTTCGCCACTTTCCTCAACGGCTATGGGCTGGTGAGCGCATTGGTGCAGTCCGACCGGGTCGAACCGCACCGGTTGCGCCAGGCTTTCACCATCATGCTCTTGCTCAATAGCGCGCTGGCGCTGCTGCAACTGGGAATCGCGCCGCTGGCCGCCGACTATTATGACCAGCCGATGGTCGCCGACCTGCTGCGGGTGCAGGCTTTGCTCTATCTCTCCACCCCTTTCATCTCCGTGCCCGAAGCGATCATGGGACGCGCGCTGGATTTCAAGCGGCCCGCCCTGGTCAACCTGATCGCCGCGATCGCGTCGGCCGCGGTGGCGCTGGTCGGGGCGCTGTCGGGATGGGGGGTGTGGACATTGGTGTTCGCGCCGATCGCAGGCTTCTGGGTCAAGGCGGTGGGCTATGTCATCGCCACCGGGTTCAAGCCAATTCCCAGCTTCGATTTTCGTGGTACAGGCGCGATGGTCGCCTATGGCGCATCGCTGCTGGGTGGGCAGCTATTCTGGATCGTGCAGAGCCAGGCCGATATCTTCATCGGTGGACGCATGCTGGAGCCGCACCAGTTGGGCCTTTATGCCGAAGCCCTATTCCTGACCCAGATTTTCGTCAGCAAATTCGTGCCACCGCTCAACGATGTCGCCTTTCCCGCCTATGCGCGGATGCAGAAAGACGTGTCGCGGGTCGCCTGGTCCTTCTGCAAGGCGGTAAAGCTGTTGCTGTTGCTCACCTGCCCCATTTATCTGGGCATGGCGGTGACCGCCGAGCCGCTGGTCGAGACGTTGTTCGGGCAGAAATGGCTGGAGATGGCGCCCTTTGTCGCGATCCTGGCGCTGGCGATGCCGTTCATGACGTTGCAGGTGATGTTCGCGCCTGTCAGCAATGCGCTGGGCCGCCCTGGCACAACCGCGCGCGTCGCGGCGGTCGGCGCGGTGCTGATGCCGGTCGCTTTCCTGATCGGGATACGGTTCGGCGCGATTGGCCTGGCCTGGGCCTGGCTGATCGCCTTTCCGGTCCTCACCGCTGTTACCGCACGATTGGCGGGCGGGCCGATGGGGTTGCGATTCGCCGACCTGATTCGCGCCGCCGCGCCGGGACTGGGCTGTTCAATATTGATGGCGGGCGTGGTGATGGCGGTCGATCGGTTGCTGCCGCCGCTGTCCGCGCCATTGCGGCTGTGCGTGCTGGTGCCGGCGGGCGGCCTGGCCTTCCTCGCTGCGCTGATGCTGTGCGCACGCGGCACGCTGATGGAACTGGTCGCGCTGGTCGTGCGGCGGGCACCGCCGGTTCAGGCGCCCGCCTGA
- a CDS encoding acyl-CoA thioesterase, translating to MTTDTAKTGARGEVVLRLVPHLTDINANGHIFGGWVLSQMDIAGGIVASRIARGAVATVAIESMTFITPILLGDVVSVYAIEERRGRTSVAIRIEVVAIRGVGMEEVLLTSGVYTFVALDANHRPRPLPDA from the coding sequence TTGACGACTGATACAGCGAAGACCGGCGCGCGGGGCGAGGTGGTGCTGCGGCTGGTGCCGCATTTGACCGACATCAACGCCAATGGCCATATTTTCGGCGGCTGGGTGCTGAGCCAAATGGATATCGCCGGCGGAATCGTCGCATCGCGAATCGCGCGGGGCGCGGTGGCCACGGTGGCGATCGAAAGCATGACCTTCATCACCCCCATCCTGCTGGGTGACGTCGTGTCGGTCTATGCGATCGAGGAACGGCGCGGCCGCACGTCGGTCGCGATACGGATCGAGGTGGTGGCGATACGCGGCGTCGGCATGGAAGAAGTGCTGCTGACCAGTGGCGTCTATACATTCGTCGCGCTGGACGCCAATCACCGGCCCCGGCCCCTGCCCGACGCCTGA
- the prfA gene encoding peptide chain release factor 1 has product MHISPERIAQIEARRDEVQASMTRADLAPDAFVKLSKEYAEIEPVARAAHEVRRLRQELAALDVMAGGGDNPDADPLMREMAQEEMQLLKSQLPQAERALALQLLPRDAADARPAMIEIRAGTGGDEAALFAGDLFRMYQRYADTQGWKMEMLSANASEQGGFKEVVASINGVGVFAKLKFESGVHRVQRVPATESGGRIHTSAATVAILPEPEEVDVQIADGDLKIDIYRASGAGGQHVNTTDSAVRITHLPTGTVVIQQDERSQHKNKAKAMQVLRARLYEAERERTQSEQAGARKAMVGSGDRSERIRTYNFPQGRVTDHRINLTLHRLPEILEGPGLCDIIDALVAEDEAARLAQLDGVA; this is encoded by the coding sequence ATGCACATCTCCCCCGAACGCATCGCGCAGATCGAGGCGCGCCGGGACGAGGTGCAGGCGTCGATGACGCGCGCCGACCTCGCGCCCGATGCGTTCGTGAAACTGTCGAAGGAATATGCCGAGATCGAGCCGGTCGCCCGCGCCGCCCATGAAGTGCGGCGCCTGCGGCAGGAACTGGCCGCGCTGGACGTGATGGCGGGCGGCGGCGATAATCCCGACGCCGACCCCCTCATGCGCGAAATGGCGCAAGAAGAAATGCAGCTCCTCAAAAGCCAGCTGCCGCAAGCCGAACGCGCGCTGGCGCTGCAACTCCTGCCCCGCGACGCGGCCGACGCCCGTCCCGCCATGATCGAAATCCGCGCCGGCACCGGCGGCGACGAAGCCGCGCTCTTCGCCGGCGACCTGTTCCGCATGTATCAACGCTATGCCGATACCCAGGGCTGGAAGATGGAGATGCTCTCCGCCAACGCGTCCGAACAGGGCGGCTTCAAGGAAGTGGTGGCCAGCATCAACGGCGTCGGCGTCTTCGCCAAGCTGAAGTTCGAAAGCGGCGTCCACCGCGTCCAGCGCGTCCCTGCGACCGAAAGCGGCGGGCGCATCCACACCAGCGCCGCGACCGTCGCGATCCTGCCCGAACCGGAGGAAGTGGACGTCCAGATCGCCGACGGCGACCTCAAGATCGACATCTACCGCGCGTCCGGTGCAGGCGGCCAGCACGTCAACACCACCGATTCGGCCGTGCGCATCACCCATCTGCCGACCGGCACTGTCGTCATCCAGCAGGACGAACGCTCCCAGCACAAGAATAAGGCGAAGGCGATGCAGGTGCTGCGCGCGCGCCTCTACGAAGCCGAACGCGAACGCACCCAGAGCGAACAGGCTGGCGCGCGCAAGGCGATGGTCGGATCGGGCGACCGTTCCGAACGCATCCGCACCTATAATTTCCCGCAGGGCCGCGTCACCGACCACCGCATCAACCTGACCCTGCACCGCCTGCCCGAAATCCTCGAAGGACCGGGCCTGTGCGACATCATCGACGCGCTGGTCGCGGAGGATGAGGCGGCGCGGCTGGCCCAGCTGGACGGTGTGGCATGA
- a CDS encoding transposase, translating to MSSRIEVVSRVSGRRRWTVDQKLAVLRDAFGPEGCVRAACERHDVGSGSIYTWRRQAMSGELAGVRKLPEPAFAEVRISEPPALPAPIAPLVPGLIGIELPSGIRVSVDATVDADALSRVIGILTR from the coding sequence ATGAGTAGTCGGATAGAAGTCGTTAGCCGCGTGTCGGGCCGGCGGCGCTGGACGGTGGATCAGAAGCTGGCCGTGCTGCGGGATGCATTTGGCCCGGAGGGCTGCGTGCGCGCGGCCTGTGAACGCCATGATGTCGGCAGCGGCTCGATCTACACATGGCGGCGACAGGCGATGTCCGGTGAGCTTGCCGGGGTTCGCAAGCTGCCCGAGCCAGCCTTCGCTGAGGTCCGGATCAGCGAGCCGCCAGCGTTGCCCGCTCCCATTGCACCGCTCGTCCCCGGCTTGATCGGGATCGAGTTGCCTTCGGGTATCAGGGTGAGCGTGGATGCCACGGTCGATGCCGATGCCCTGTCGCGGGTGATCGGTATCCTGACACGATGA